A segment of the Fusarium musae strain F31 chromosome 2, whole genome shotgun sequence genome:
ATCCGGAAAAACGGCCGATGTCTCTTTCGAGAagatgtcaaagtcaaaaTACAATGGGGTAGACCCCTCCGAGTTCATCTCGAAATACGGTGCTGATGCTACTCGCGCCCACATGTTGTTCCAAGCCCCTGTTGGTGACGTGCTCAACTGGGACGAGGCCAAGATTTCAGGAGTCACCCGCTGGCTTCAGCGACTCCACGATCAGATTGTAGCCATCGCTTCAGAAGCCTCTGATCAAGAAACTACCGCCCGAGAATATATTGTTGAGAAACACCAGAGTCTTGGTTCTGCGTCCACGGAAGAGCTTAAACAATGGGATGCTGAAGGAGCCATTTGGCGCCATCTCCAACGAACCATTACATCAATCACTACGTCTTATGAGGAAGTATATTCCCTCAACACTGTGGTATCGGATCTTATGATCCTGACTAATACCTTGGCTGAAAATGATGCTGCCAGCCCGATTGTCAAGCATGAAGCAGCTCGTGCTCTTATTTCTATGATGGCGCCCATCACGCCCGCATTTGCCGAGGAATGCTGGGCCCTTCTTCGCCCCTCCGCATCCTCAATCTTCTCGTCCGCCAGCTTCCCTGTGCCTGACAACTCCCTGGCCGAGCTCGTTCGCCCGCGAATACAGCCTTGCGCCGTACAGGTCAATGGCAAGGTGCGTGGTGTGGTCGATATCCCCGCCCCTCCAGCTGAGCTGTCTGGCGATGAGCTTCGGGACTGGATGGTTAGGGAGATTCTTGCTACTAAGGAGGGTGCTGCGCGGTTTTCTGAAGGGCCATACGATTTGCGCGCCGCTAAGAGAGCGATTCCTGTAAGAGGAGGCAAGACGATCAATTTTGTTTTAAAATAGACGCCATGATGTGGTCAAGCCGATTGTACGATATCTGTAAAATAAAGACAAAATAGACAGTGATAGACATTTGATGCTTTGCAGTTCTAGTGAGATAGAGCTATCATTATGCGAAGTGAAGTTGATATATACGGACTATGCGGGTCGTCGGAGCCTGATAGAGTCACAACAGAATGTCATTAACGTTCACATACTCAACAAAAATGCAATACTAGCGAAGGTGTAGGCAACGAAGGTCGTGATGGCATAGATACATTCTATAGCCGGAAAATCTGTACGTTATATATTTATGGTAATCTCGAGATTCTCAATTAACTAGGACAACGTGGCCGAGTGGTTAAGGCGATGCCCTGCTATCTCTTCGAGACATTATAGGCATTGTGTTCGCACGCGTAGGTTCGAATCCTGCCGTTGTCGGTTCTTTTTGCATTTGTTTCGTACCATTCTGGTCTGTTTGCTTAGTAGAGATAAATTGCGCATTTTCGCGATGTTGTGTGCGGTGTTGCGGCGTTGTGGTTGTGCTGCCTCCCCCACACGTGTCGCTCGCCTGAGCCAAAGTACAAATAATCTAGATATTAGTCCTTCTTACATTTCTTTCTTACTGCATATAATGTTCGTATTCTTCAGTACGATGCGTCTCAGACAAGGATTTGTATGTTTTATTTTGGTTACTGAAGAACGCGACTTTCTGAGTAGTCGGCTGCGCTTGTGGACATCCAGAGCTCAATATAACATAAAGCACTCGACGACTCGAGCAACTAATTCATTAACCTCGTTGGTTGTGTATGCACCAGAGTTTATCTTTGCGGAGAAGTTGCTAGTTTCCTTGAAATGATTTTAGTGTTCAGCCTGTATTTGTGTATTTCTTCTATTTCAAGTCTGCGGAGGCGGAAGAATGCTGATCTCACATTTCCTGACGAGTAGAAAACCGGTCAGCGCAGCTGAGTAAAGCATCACTATGGTTAGAAGAGAACTTGCAAATTGTAAACGTTAAGTTTGATGACTTCCCCCTTTTTAAGTTGTGCAGCGTGTTGGCCAGTTTGTTCCACCAGCCGAGCAGCAAGAATCGGATTACTGGCGGACATACAAACCCACGGGGCAATAGAGAATACCAGACATGATCAGAAGACCTGAGAAGACTTGAATTGAATGATTGGAGCGCGGCCGCAATGGTCGATATATATGATCACGGAAATGTCATGCGGCATGGTTAGCATAAGCTCAGCTTCAGGCAAAACCCAATAGCTCCTATCTCAGCTGTGACATTACTCAACAGACTGAATGCATTGAATCTTTGCACACCACTACAGCAGCCCAGATATGTTGCAGGACCAGCTTAGATATCCAAGATCAATGCCAGGGGAGTCAGATCAAGGGGTCACACCAATATGGGGGACGTTGACATGAAAGCTACTAGTTATTGGCTTGTGGCCATGCTGACATTATTGAGCCTGATGCTAAATCCAAGCCGAGTCTTCTCCAGCTGTCCAAATGCAGCCACATATCGTATGCCCTGAACAATGATATCTATCTGCCATTTGATAGGCCATATGACCCGATGATGCAGAAAATGTATTGCTTATGGTCCCTATTCTATCATGCAATGCAGATCGTGCTGCCGAGAGTTTCCAATGCACAAACCAAAACACCACCCACAAAGATGCACCGGTATAGTATTCGTCGCTCTTTTCTAGTCAAAGACGATGATATCACTCGCTGCGCTCCGCTCTTCGCTCCTCATCCAACAATCTCTGATTCTCGCGATTACCAGACAGCGGCTTCTCTGAGTCATGGTACAGAACGTAGTGCTGGATGATGAATATGGTGTCGTAAACCATGCTGATGTTGCCAAGAGCAAACTTGACCGGATTGCCGGTGATACCGCTCCAGTCGCGCAGCTGATAACTATCGATGGCCTGCTGACTGACGCTAAGGACACCGCCAGTAAGATCCAGTAAGATCTGAGAGATGCTCCAGCCGTCGGTGCTCTGGTTGTTGTAGTTGGTGACGATTTGGGGAGTGTACTTGATCAAGGTGACAATAAGTTTGACATAGCCTACGGCGTAGACAATATCAAGGGCAACCCAGTCATAGACGGCATCGTTTCCGGGAGATGAAGCAACGATAACACATGTCAAAAGAACCCCAGTGATACAGCCGGCTGCTACCCCCAGGATAAACCGGCTGGGTCGGTTTCCGGAGTTCGGGGTGAACCCCCACAACGATGGAGCGAAATACTGTGAGGTTGTGATGACAGACAAGAACAGAGCGTGGAGAGCAAAAGTGATGTCGTTAAATTGCACAGTAGACTCGAGGCCTCTGTGTCTCGCAGCATACTGAGCGCGGATTTCTGGTGAGTAGTAGAAAGCTACATTCGAGCTAAAGTACGCAGCAAAACCTGATAGATACCAAGACTGTTAGtattgaggatgaagatcaagatggagacGAACTGGACGGGACATGGACTAGGATCTTGTGTGGTGGTGATCGGGTCCAGCACTCCGGGACGGCAGGGCGACAAACCGCCGGGTTGACTGAggtgagagagaagaggagtgcATATTGTTCATCCTGACACTCATATCATGCCATTCACTAGGCCCTAGGGGTACGGGTATAAGGACACATTGCGGTTGGGCACTCACCGAGGACGTTGATAAAGGGGAAATCAATAGTTGTGCCGCTGGTGGATCGACGACGCCAGTTCAGCAAGGGCTGGGGATAGAAGGACGCGCTCCAGGCGAGGAAATAAATCCATCCAAAGAGGCCTGAAATGAAGGTGAGGAAGCCGACAGCCATTATTATCTACAGTCTCGTATCCCGGTGTTGTCACgcctcaaggctgagatgaagggAAAAGGAATGAAAGGGAGGGAATTAGATGCTCATGAAAGAGAGtcgaggctgttgaggaCCTGAGCGACGAATCGTGTGACCGTGGaggtgaatgaatgagtcCTGCCTGAGATGAGACTCATGTGCTCTGACGCCATCTCGGTACGTATTTTCGTGACTTCCAATGCTAATTTAAGACCCAAAGTGGTTGCACAAGTGTGGCTGATGTACCAATTGTGGCTGCATGAGCCAATTAGGAATAGCCGATCAATCTAACAACTGTAGTTTtcatcatgatggagataATCTTGAACATCGAATTGCTAATTAATCTCTATGAAGTGAATTGATTTGGATGGAGTTGGAATGCAGTGTGGTGAGGAACCCTtcaagatgctgatgcttgcTTCGCCTTATCATAAGATAATCAAAGCTTCATGTTACAGCTCGCCCATCAACCACACGGAGAACATCCGAGAACATTTCATTTCACCCAAAACAAATGCAACAATAACACCGAGAAGACACGATGCTAATACTGGTACTCCAAGAATATTAGAGGCCTGGGTATTAAGCCGTGAATCACAGCATCAAAGAAGCTTCCATCCACGGGAATTGCCCGAAGACGCCCTGACATCTCGAGCGAGTGGATACATCTTTCACCTTACACGCCCCCCCGAAgatcttgttttcttttctagAACGTGTCTTAACATGATGCTTCTCACCTTGGACCCTTGTCTCGGTAGCGAGCGGTGTGGGAATTGCAGAGCcgcagccgcagccgcaGCCGTAGCCGTAGCCGTAGCCGCAACCGCAGGATGGAGTCGACGGGTCTTTGGGATCATGCCAGAAGTGAAAAAGCACGCCAGACAAGGCCAGGCGAGGCTCAAAATGTGGGCCCTGTAGATAGAAAGTGATAAAGAGAATCGGAAGAGGCCGGACACGGTTCATATGAGACTGGAGAGTGCCTCGCGGGTTATTCTCTTGAGACTCTAGAGAGTTGTCATCGTCGGTAGGATCGGAGCCGAAGTGGGCATCGTGAGCCAAATGGAATGCAGCagtaactttcttttttatttatttttacaCTGCCGGTTGGTTGGGTCGCATTATCTACTGCATCGTCGACTGTGGCTGCATACTGTTGCATGCCGTGCTATTTCCGAGCCTTGGTAAATCAGTGGTCTGGAAACCCACATGAGTCGACTTATAGTCTTATTCTGGGAGGAAAACATCAAACAATGGAGCTCGCAGGGTTTGAGGAGAACTGGGAATAGAGGCAGGTTGATTTGATGACGGCGTTGGGCCTCCGTCGGCCTCTTTGCTCGAGACTGCCCTCAACATCATGAGATTTAGATGCTACTCATTCATCTCCCACGATTGTGAGGCATATATCTTGACGATACCACCA
Coding sequences within it:
- a CDS encoding hypothetical protein (EggNog:ENOG41); this encodes MAVGFLTFISGLFGWIYFLAWSASFYPQPLLNWRRRSTSGTTIDFPFINVLEIRAQYAARHRGLESTVQFNDITFALHALFLSVITTSQYFAPSLWGFTPNSGNRPSRFILGVAAGCITGVLLTCVIVASSPGNDAVYDWVALDIVYAVGYVKLIVTLIKYTPQIVTNYNNQSTDGWSISQILLDLTGGVLSVSQQAIDSYQLRDWSGITGNPVKFALGNISMVYDTIFIIQHYVLYHDSEKPLSGNRENQRLLDEERRAERSE